The following nucleotide sequence is from bacterium.
AGCTCCCGCCGCGCTCGGCGTCGAGCAGGCCCGCGAACACCGACGGCGAGTCGAACGCCGGCGCGCAGAGGAAGTCGATGGAGCCGTCCATCGAGACCAGGGCGACGGTGTGCAGGTCGCCGATGACTCCGTGATCCTCGATCGGTCGGGGACGCGGCATCGGGTGTCGACGCTAGCACGGCTCGCCGGGGAGGGGGACCGGGGCGTGACGGCGCATCCGCCGGGGACGCTGCCCCGCCGTCAGCAGGCGACGCCGGCGCGCGCCGTGTCGTCGGCCAGCACGAGCTCGGCGAGGCGCAGCGTCTCGCCGACCGACCACGCCTGGAACGGGCAGCCGCGCGGCGTGTGCGGCGCGTCGCCGTCGACGATCTCCGAGACGTGATCCAGCCCCGCCTGATCGAGGTGCGCGAGCACGGGCGCGAGGAAGCGGTGCCGCGCCTCGGCCCGCGCCTCGGGCGTGTCACCGCGGACGCGCACCCAGGCCTCGACGAACGCGCCGAGGAGCCACGGCCAGGCGGTGCCCTGGTGATAGCCGGCGTCGCGCGCCTCCGGGCCGCCGCCGTAGTGCCCGACGTAGCCCGGCTCGCCCGGCGCGAGTGTGCGCAGGCCGAGCGGGGTCCACAGCGACGCCTCGACGACCTCCACCACGCGCCGCGCGCGCTCGCCCTCGAGCAGCGAGAAGGGCAGGCCGCCGACGGCGAATATCTGGTTCGGCCGCAGCCTGCCGTCGGCGGTGGCGGGCCGATGGTCGACGTCGACGACGTCGTAGAGGCAGCCGCGCGCCTCGTTCCAGAACCGCGCCTCGAAGCTGGCGCGCCCGCGCACGGCGAGCGCCGCCCAGCGGTCGTCGAAGCCGGCGCCGACGCGCAGCGCGTTCAGCCACAGCGCCTGGATCTCGACCGGCTTGCCGATGCGCGGCGTGACGACGTGCCCGCCGACGCGCGCGTCCATCCAGGTGAGCTGGAGCCCGGGCGCGCCGGCGGCGAGGAGGCCGTCCTGGTCGGCGCGGATGCCGTGGCGCGTGCCGGTGGCGTAGCCGACCAGGATCGACGCCACGGCACCGCGGAGCAGGCGCGCGTCACGCGCATCGATCGTCGGCGCCCGGCGCAGATACTCGTGCACCGCGACGACGAACCACAGCGCCGCGTCGACGGTGTTCCACTGCGGGGCGTCGCCGTGATCGGGGAAGCAGTTCGGCAGCATCCCGTCCGACACCTGATGCGCCCACTCGCAAAGGATCGCGCGCGCGTCGTCGAAGCGTCCCGTCGCCAGGCACAGCCCGCGCAGGGCGATGAACGTGTCGCGGCCCCAGTCGGTGAACCACGGGTAGCCGGCGACGATCGTCTTCCCGTTGCCGCGCGCGACGAGGTAGGCGTCGGCGGCGCGATGGAGCCGCGGGCCGAGGGAGACGCGGCGGACGCGCTCCGCGTGGCGGACGGCGACGGAATCCTGCGCCGGCGTCGTTGCGGTCGTGAGGACCAGCGTCGCCTCGCCGGGCGAGAGCGCGAAGTGGAAGACGCCCGGCGTCGCCAGGTCCTCGGTGCAGTCGAGCCCGCGCGCGCGCTCCTCGGTGTAGAGGAAGCGGCGGTACCAGTCCGGCGCGTGCTCGTAGATGCCGCTCGCGCGCACGGCGACGGCGGGCACGCCGTCGTAGGGACGCCAGACGAGGGCGCCGTCCTCCGTCGTCGGGTCGAAGCGGAAGGCCGGGTTCTCGTGATGGAGCGCGTGGTGGTCGCGTCCCGAGTGCAGCAGGCGGACGCGCAGGCGCACGTCGTCGGCGGGGGCGACGAGCGACCAGGCGAGCACCGCGGCGGCCGTGCCCTTCGGCACGACCAGCTCCTGGCGCACGCGGGTGCCGTCGGGCAGCGTCCAGGTCCACGTCGGCCAGGGCTCGGTGGTGAACGCCGTGAGCCGCGTCGCGCCGTCGCCGGCGACGACGTCGCCCGCGTAGCGCTGGCTCGTCAGCGCGAAGGAGCCGTGGGGCGTGTCGACCCAGGCCTCGTGCCCGTTCACGAGCACCATGCGGCCCGTCGGCGGGGCCGTCGCCGCGAGCAGCAGCGCGTGGTAGCGCCGTGTGCGGATCTGGTCGACGGTGCCGGACGCGAAGCCGCCGAGGCCGTCGGCCTCGAGCCACTCGGCGCTGCGATCGGGAAGCGGGCACGTGGTCACGCGTTCTGCATGACCGGGACGCCGGGCCTGTTACAAGACGGGCGGCTCCCGCCGGCGCGGAGAGCCGCCCGTGTCGCGTCAGTCGGCGCCGGCGCGCTGGTAGGCGGGGCGCTGCGCGATGCGCTCGAGGTAGGCCTTCGCGTGCGGCGTGTCGTCGCCGAGGAGCCCCATCATCGCGCACCAGACGAGCGTCGAGCCGACCATGACGTCGGCGGTGCCGATGCGGTCGCCGACGAGCCACTCGCGGCCGGCGAGCGCGGCGTCGACCACGCCGACCGCGCCCACGAGCGTCTCCCGCGCCGGCCCGACCAGCTGCGGCAGCCGCTCGGCCTCGGGCTTCATGATCGTGTGCAGGAAGATGGTCACCGCCGGCGGCTCGAGCCCGGACATGGCGTAGTGGATCCACTGGTAGTAGCGGCCGCGCTCCGGCGTGCCGGCCGGCGGAGCGAAGCCCTTCTCGGGGTACTTGTCGGTCAGGTACTGGCAGATCGCCGCCGACTCGAAGAGCGCGAGGTCGCCGTCGACCAGCGTCGGCACCTGGCCGTTCGGGTTGAGCTTCAGGTACGCGGGCTTCTTGTGGTCGCCCGCCGAGAGCGAGAGACGCTCGACCTCGTAGGGGACACCCAGCTCCTCGAGCAGCCAGCGCGGCCGGACCGATCGGCTCTGGGACGCGTGGTACAGCTTCAGCATCGTGGCCCTCCTCCGTGATGCGGTGTGGGCGGAGTGTGGGCCGGCGGATGCGGCGCCGCAAACCGCGCGGTTGCCCGGTAGGAGGCCCGCAGGTATCCCTTGCCGGTTCCACCCGATGTCTCCCCCGTCTTCCCCGAGGTCCCCGGTCCGATGACGCCCGAGCAGGCCCAGGTCGCCCGCGAGGCGGCGCGGCGGCGCACGTTCGCGATCATCTCGCACCCGGACGCGGGCAAGACGACGCTGACCGAGAAGCTGCTGCTCTACGGCGGCGTCATCCGCGAGGCGGGCTCGGTGCGCGGCCGCGGCGCCGCGAAGCACGCCACCAGCGACTGGATGGCGATAGAGAAGGAGCGCGGCATCTCGGTGTCGACGAGCGTGCTCCAGTTCCCCTTCCAGGGGCTGTGCGTGAACCTGCTCGACACCCCGGGCCACGACGACTTCAGCGAGGACACCTACCGCACGCTCGTCGCCGCCGACTGCGCGGTGATGCTGCTCGACGCCGCCAAGGGCGTCGAGCCGCAGACGATCAAGCTCTTCAAGGTGTGCCGCATGCGGCGCATCCCCATCGTGACGTTCGTCAACAAGATGGACCGCTGGGGACGGGAGCCGCTCGAGCTGCTCGACGAGATCGAGGAGGTGCTCGGCATCCCGGCGACGGCGGCGACGTGGCCGGTCGGCATGGGCGAGACGTTCCGCGGCGTCTTCGACCGCTGGAGCGAGTCGCTGCTGCTCTTCGACCGCGGCGCCGGCGGCGCGCGTCGCGTGCCGCAGACGGTCGCGAGCCTCGCCGCCGACGCCGCGAGCCCGCTGCCGGAGAGCGCACGCAGGACGCTGCGCGCCGAGCTCGACCTCCTCGAGACCGCCGGCTACCCGTTCGACCAGGACCTGTTCCTCGCCGGCGAGGTGACGCCCGTCTTCTTCGGCAGCGCCATCACCAACTTCGGCGTCGAGCCGTTCCTCGAGCGCTTCGTCGAGCTGTGCCCGCCGCCCGGCCCGCGCAAGTCCGACGGCGGTCCGGTGCCGATCGAGGGCCCCGCCTGCTCGGGGTTCGTCTTCAAGATCCAGGCGAACATGAACCCGAAGCACCGCGACCGCATCGCCTTCGTGCGCGTGTGCGCCGGACGCTTCGAGCGCGGCATGACGATCGTCCACGAGCGCACCGGCAAGCCGCTCAACGTGAACCGCGTCATGCAGCTCCAGTCGCGCGAGCGGGCGACGGTCGACGAGGCGTTCCCCGGCGACATCGTCGGCGTGTGGGACGGCGGTCAGCTCGCCGTCGGCGACTCGCTCTACGAGGCCGAGCCGATCCGCTACGAAGCGCTGCCGCGCTTCTCGCCCGAGCACTTCGTGCGCGTGCGCCTGCCGGACGCCCTGCGCCGCAAGCAGCTGCGCAAGGGGCTCGAGCAGCTCTCCGAGGAGGGCGCCGTGCAGCTCCTGTCCGACCACGCGCTGCGCGATCCCGACCCGATCCTCGGCGCCGTCGGGCCGCTCCAGTTCGACGTCGTACGCCACCGCCTGCGCGACGAGTACGGCGTCGAGGCGACGTTCTCGCCGCTGCCCTACCGGCACGCGCGCTGGATCGCGAATCCGGGCGTCGACCTCGACGACGTCGCGCGGCGCAGCAACGTCGCCGTCTGCCTCGACGCCGACGGCAAGCCGCTCATGCTCTTCAAGAGCGACTTCGAGATGTCCTGGGTCGCCAAGCACTGCCCCGAGCTGGAGCTGGTGGCGGCGGTGCGCGCCGGGGCGACCGCGGCGGCGGGCGCGTAGGCCGCGTCAGTCCTTCTCGTTCGGCACGCCGCGGCCCGGGGGCAGGATGAGCAGCACGTCCGCCGGCCCCTCCCATATCCGCGGATTGCGCCGGCAGGCCTCGTCGCACGGCACCGTGCCGTCGGGGTGGAGCGAGCAGCGGATCACGTGCCGCTCGCCCGGCTGCACGGCCAGCTCGATGTCGATCTGGGCGACCTCGCCCGTCGCCGGACACACCGTGTGGATGCGACGCACGAAGCGCGGGCGGTAGCGATGCGGGATGACGTGGTGCGCCAAGCGGCGCAGCGTCGACCACAGCCGGTGGCGAACGCGCTCCATGACGCACGTCCGCAGCAAGCGGCGCACCAGGTCGGGCCGCCCCCGGGAGGGTGGCCGGTTCCCGCGCCTGCATCCCGCGAGCGGCGTCCGCTCCGAGAGGCCGGAAGCGGGACGCGCCGCGGCTTGAAGGGGACGGCCCGGCGCGCGACACGTCGGGCGTGGCGGAAGGGCAACGGCGTCGCGAACGATTCGGCCCGCTCGTGGTCGCGCTCGCGCTCCTCGTCCCGGTGCCGGCGCCGGCCGCGACGCCGTCGTTCGACTGCGACCGTGCCCAGGGCCCGGTCGAGACGCTGCTCTGTCACAACGGCGCGCTCGCCGACCTCGATCGCCGCATGAGCCAGGTGTACGCGGACGCGCTGCGGGCGTTCTCCGAGCCGCAGCGCAGCGCGCAGATCGCGGCCCAGGAGCAGTGGCTCCGCACGCGCGACGCCTGCGCCAGCGCGCCCGACCTCGTCCGCTGCGTGCAGACGACCTATGACCTCCGCATCACCACGCTGCAGGTCGCGGCCGGCCTCTTCCGCGTCCCCGATCCGACGGCCTGGGACTGTGGGGCAGCCGGCCCCGTGACGGTACGCCTCTACGACCTGACCCAGCTGCCTGCCGCCGTCGTGCAGGTGGGGTCGGCGCCCGAAGAGATCGCGGTCTCGCGCCCGGGCGTGCGCGGCATGCGCTATCAGGGCCGCACCCTGACCTTCCGCATCCTCGGCGACGAGGCCGTGCTCGGGCGGCACGGCGAGACCGACGTCACCTGCACGCCGGCGGCGGCGGCGCCCGCGGGCGACCGTTAGGCCGCCAGCGAGACCACGTTCTTGATCCCGGCGGGATCGGACAGCAGCAGGTCGCGGAAGGCGGTCACCGGCCAGTGCGCCGTCACCAGCCGGCGCACCACGCCCGGCCACTTGTGCTCGAAGACGCCGAGATCGCGGATGGCGGCGGCGAACGCCTCCCGGCTCGCGTTCACGGTCCCGAAGACCATCTGGTTCTTCAGCACGAGGTCGCGCATGAGCCCGTCGGCGTCGATGGTGATCGGCCCGCGGCGTCCCGGCACGCCGGTGAAGATGAAGACGCTGTTGGCGCCCATCACGGCGAGGGTGTCGAACGCGATCTGCGCGGCGCCGGTCGCCTCGTAGACGAGGTCGACGTTACCGAGCCGCTGCGCGAGCGCGGCGATCGGCTCGTCCGCGGCCGATACGTAGTGCGCGCCCACCTGCGCCAGCAGCTCCGAGGCCGGGTTCGGCGCCGCGGCGCGCGAGAAGACGTGGACGTCGAAGTCGGCCGCGCGCAGCGCCAGCGCGCCGAGGAGGCCGACGGGCCCGGAGCCGAGCACGATCGCCGTATGACAGTGCCCCGGCGCCTGGCCCGGGACGACCGGGCATGCCCACGGCAGCCGCTCCTGCACCTGCCAGAGCTGGATCAGCGCCTTCTCGGCGATCGTCAGCGGCTCGACGAGGACCGCGGTGTCGCGCAGCGCCCGCGGCACCGGGTTCATGTAGCGCGCCTCGTCGACCACCAGCTCGGTCATGAAGCCGTGGCGGCCCTTGATGCCGCGCTCGGTGAAGTCGCCCGTGTAGCAGAAGTCCTGGCGGCCGGCGGTGCACGCGAGGCAGGTCGGGTGCGGGCACGGGCGGCGCACCATCGGCACGACGAGGTCGCCGGGCGCGAGCCCCTGCACGTCCGGCCCGACCTCGACGACCTCGCCCAGCGACTCGTGGCCGATGACCAGCCACTCGCTGCCCGCCGGCGGCGTGCCGTACTGGAAGTGCGCGATCTCGCGGTCGGTGCCGCAGACGCCGACTTCGAGGATGCGCAGCTTCACCTGCGTCGGCGACTCGAGCCGCGGCTCGGGATGATCGATCAGCGCGACCTCGCGCGTGGCGGGATGGACGGCGACGGCCTGCATCGACGGCTCCTCGGGTGGGGATGTGGTCAGCGATTGCGCGCCAGCCACCACGCGAACAGCGACTTCACCGTCGGCGTGAGGCGGGTGCGGTTGTAGGCGTCGCCGGCCTTCTTCACGACCTCGGCCTGCGTCGGATACGGGTGGATGACGTTGGCGACGGTGCCGAGCCCGACGCCGGCGACGATGGCGAGCGTCAGCTCGGAGACGACGTCGCCCGCGTTCGCCGCGATCAGCGTCGCGCCGACGATCGCGTCGCTGCCCTTGCGCACGACGACGCGCAGGAACCCTTCGTCGTCGTCCTCGACGATGGCGCGGTCGACGTCGTGGAGCGGCAGCGTGAGGGTCGTCGTGGCGATGCCGCGTGCCTGCGCCTCGGCGGCGGAGAGCCCGGTGTGCGCGAGCTCGGGCGACGTGTACGTGCACCAGGGCACGGTGAGCGCGCTCGCCTTCCGCCGCCCGAGGAAGAGCGCGTTGGTGAGCACGATGCGCGCGAGGGCGTCGGCGGTGTGCGTGAACCGGAAGCGGGACGCGACGTCGCCGGCGGCGAAGACGCGGCGGTTCGTGGTGCGGAGGTGGTCGTCGACCGTCACGCCGTGTGGACCGTAGGCGACGCCGGCCGCCTCGAGGCCGAGGCCCCCGAGGTTGGGCGTCCGACCGGCGGCGACGAGCAGGCGGTCGCCGGTGGCGGTGTCGGCGACGTCGCCGGCGCGCCAGTCGACGCGCGTGGCCCCGTCGATGCGGAGGACGCGTGTCACGGTGGCCCCGGTGACGAGGCGCACGCCGTCGGCGGCCATGCGGCGGGCGACGACCGCGGCGGCGTCGGCGTCCTCGCGCGGGAGGATATGGGCGGCGTCGGTGACGAGGGTCACCGTCGCGCCGAGCTGGGCGAAGGCTTGCGCCATCTCGCAGCCGACCGGGCCGCCGCCGAGCACGACCAGGCGGCGTGGCAGCTCGGTCAGCTCGAACAAGGTCTCGTTGGTGAGGAAGTCGGCCTCGGCGAGGCCGGGGATGGGCGGCACCGCGGCGCGGGCCCCGGTCGCGACGACGGCGCACGAGAACGCGAGCGTCCGGCCGTCGACCTCGATCGTCCGCGGGCCGGTGAAGCGGGCGTCGCCGAGGTGCACCTCGACGCCGAGCTGCTCGAAGCGCTGGACGGAGTCGTTGCGCGCGATGCGGGCACGCAGCGCGCGCAGGCGGGCCATGACGGCGGGGAAGTCGACGTCGACGGCGCCGACCCGCACGCCGAGCCGGTCGGCCCTGCGGGCGGCGGCCGCGGCGCGGGCCGAGGCGATGAGCGCCTTCGACGGCACGCAGCCGGTGTTGAGGCAGTCGCCGCCCATGAGGGCGCGCTCGACCAGCGCCACCTTGGCGCCGAGCCCGGCGCCGCCCGCGGCGGCGACCAGCCCCGCCGTGCCGCCGCCCACGACGACGAGGTTGTAGCGGCCGCTCGGCGTCGGGTTCCGCCGTCCGGGCGGGTGCACGCATGCGACGAGCGCGCGGTTGTGCGTGTCGTCGGGCAGGACGAGAGGCCGGGCGGGGTCGTGGGGCGTGCGATGGATGGGGACGGCGGCGCCGCCGGGAGACGCCGCCGTCGCCTCGTCGAGCGCGCGCCGGGCGAGGCGGGTGACGACGACCGTCACCGCCACGGTGGCCGCGGCACCGAGCCAGGTGAGCGCCTGCGTCGCCGCATTGCCCGCCGGCGCGCCCGCCGCGATCTGCGTGACGCTCGTCAACAGCGAGCCGAGGTACACGTACATCGCGGTCCCCGGGATCATGCCGAGCAGCGAGCCGAGCGCGTAGTCGCGGAAGGACACGGTCGTCAGCCCGTAGGCGTAGTTCAAGAGGCTGAAGGGGAACGCCGGCGACAGGCGCGTCAGCAGCACGACCTTGAAGCCCTCGCGCCCGACGGCGCGGTCGATGGCCGCGAAGCGGGCGTCGCCGGCGACCCGCGCCGCGATGCGCTCGCGCAGCAGCGTGCGCCCGAGGAGGAACGCCACCGCCGCACCGAGATTGGCCGCCACCCACACGAGCGGCACGCCGGCGGCGACGCCGTAGGCGAAGCCGCCGCCGAGCGTGAGGATCAGCCCGGGCACGAAGAGCACGCAGGCGGCGACGTAGGCGAGGACGTAGACCGCCATGCCGGCGGCGCCTGCGTCGCGCATCCAGCCGACGAACGCGAGCAGCCAGGCGTTCACGGGCAGCAGGCGCACCGCCGCCACCACCGCGACCACGACGAGGACCGCGACCACGAGCCGGCCGCGCCCGGCGGGCGGCGCCGCGCGGGGCTCCGGCGCGATCCATAACCAGGCATCCGGCGCTGCCAGGAAACTCAGTGCGACGGGCCGCGGGCTCTGCCGCGGGCTCGCGGCCGCGGCACGGCCCCGCGTCGCGCCCGGGCGGCGGCGCGAGACGCTCCGGAGCGCGTGCCCGTGGCCGCTCAATCGAACGGGTTGCCGAGGTTGAACTGGGCGCCGAGGGCGCCGTAGTCGACGCCGGGCCGGCGCTCGTACTCGGGCGGGAAGCACTCGCGCTTGCGCGCGTAGTAGGCGGCGCGGTGGTCGCCCGCCGCCGCCGGGTTGAAGGTCAGGTAGTACGAGCGCCGCGGCCCCGCCGAGCGGTTCGGACCGGAGCGGTGCGGCACCCAGGCGTCGAAGACGATGACGTCGCCCGGCGTCGCGAGCAGCGGCTCGAGCTCGTAGCGCTCGAGGACGCCGTCGGCGAGCGTGCCGTCGGGCTTCTGCGGCAGTAGGACGCGGGACGCGCCGTCGCGCGCCATCTCGAGGCAGCCGTTGTCGAGCGTGAAGGCGTCGACCGGGACCATCACCGTGAGGTGGTGCTCGACGCCGAAGTCCTTGTACGCGGGAGCGTCCTGGTGCGGCGCGAAGCCGGCGCCGCCCGGCAGCTTGAAGTTGATCTTGTCCTTGAAGAGAACGACGGGCTCGCCGAGGCAGTCGCTGAGCAGCTCGCGGATGCGCGTGCCCGCGACCATCTCGGCGAGCTCGGGATGGTAGGGAACGAAGTTCTCGATGCGCGCCAGCATCTTGCCGTCGGTCTGGCCGGCACGGCGCTCGTAGTAGCGCATCCACCGTCCCGGCTCCTCCGGCCAGGCCGTGATCTCCTCGGTGTGGCGTTGGAGCGCGCGCGTCTCGTCCGGCGCGAGGAAGTCGCGGACGTGGAGCCATCCGTGACGGGTCCAGTGGGCGCGCTGTGCCGCGTCGAGCATCGTCCGGAGCTAGCAGAGGTCCCGCTACCTGGCGAGGGGGGTCGCGCCGGCGGCCGCAAGGCTACTCGGGCTCGTCGAGCGGCTGCATCGCGTCGGCGATGGTCACGGCGCCGAGCCCGAACGGCCCGGGGTAGTGCGTCAGCGGCTGCGTTGCCGCCTGGCCGTAGAACGCTCCCATCACGATGCCGCGCACACCGGCGAAGAGCGCCTGCTTGAGGTCCATCGACGACGTCATGCAGTCGCGCAGCAGGGCGTCCTGCGCGTCGTCGTCGAGCGCGGTGAACGGACGCAGCTTCGGCAGGAGCGGCCAGACGCCGAACTCGAGCACCGTGAGCGCCTGTGCGACGAGGCCGCCGACGAGCGGCGAGCGTGCGAGCAGCGCGTCGGCCGCCGCCGCCGGGTCGACGGCGCGATCGCGGATCAGCGCGGCGCCGCGCGGGCCGACGAGCCGCGCCGCCGCGGCGGTGAGGGTCGCGTACTGGCGCGACGAGAGCACCTGGAGCGTCGTGCCTGCGGCCGGCGCCTGCCCGCCGCCGCAGCCGGTCGGCACCAGCCCCGCCGCGGCCGCCAGACCCGCCAGACGCAGGAACGTGCGGCGGTCGAGCGCCGCCGCGGCGTGCGCCACCGCGGGCGTCACGCGATCCCCTGCGCCACGCGCAGCGCGTTGGCCATGATCGTGATCTGGGGGTTGACCCCGGTGTTGGTCGGCAGGCCGGAGGCGTCGACCACCCACAGGCCGCGCACGCCGCGCACGGCGCCGGCCTCGTCGCACACGTCGCCCATCGCGGCGCCGCCGAAGAGGTGCACGGCGTAGAGCAGGGCGAAGTCGCCCGGGCGGCGGGCGGCGGCGTCGATCGTGACCAGGTCGGACTCGCTGCGGACGGGCGGCAGGCCGTTCACCGGCAGCCACACCTCGTCGGCACCCGCGGCCAGGTAGGCGCGCGCCGACTCGCGCATGCCGACGCGCAGCCGCTCCATGTCCTCGGGCAGCAGCGCGTAGGCGACGCGGCCCTCGGCGTCGATGCGGCCGCGGCTGCGATCGTGGGCGACGACGAGCGCGCGGGCGAGGTGGGGCAGCTGCGCGAGCGCGTCGGCGTGGGCGGGGCCGAAGCCGGGTAGGGCGGTGGCGGTCGCGAGCGGCGACGCCGCCACGCTCTCGATCATGACGCCCGGCCCCCGGTTGCCGTTGACGTCGCTGAACTCGTGCACGACGAACGCCATCGTCGGTCCGTAGTAGGCGTGCACGGGCATGGGGAAGCGCGCCGACACGTGCGTGCTCGAATGCACCGTCACCCCGTCGCCCGCCGCGATCCCGCTGCGCTGCAGGAGCGGCGGCGTCCCGAGCACGCCGGCGCCGAGGCACACGCGCGGGGTTTCGACGACGAGCGGCCGGCCGTCGGCGCCGCGGGCCTCCACCGCGCTGACGGCGCCCGCGCCGAGGCGCAGGCGCTCGACCCGCGTCGACGCCAGCACCCGCGCCTTCGCCTGCTCCGCGCGCGGTACGTAGGTGACGAGCGTCGACTGCTTCGCGTTGCTCGGGCAGCCGAAGTTGCACAGGCCGAGGTTCACGCAGTCGCGCACGCTGCGCGGCGCGGCGCCGGCGGCCCAGCCGAGCCGCTTGGCGCCGCGCTCGAGCAGGCGGGCGTTGCGGTTCATGTGGTCGGAGCCGGTGGGCTCGGCGTGCACGTCGGCCCAGGCGGCGTCGACGAACGGCGCCATCGCGGCCTCGGTGAAGCCGGCGAGCCCGTGCCGGTCGCGCCACGCGGCGAGGATCTCCGGCGGCGGGCGGAAGCAGAGCGCGTCGTTGATGACCGTCGAGCCGCCGACGCAGGCGCCGGCGTAGAGCGTCATGCCGGCGTCGGTCGCGCCCAGCGCCCACAGGCGGGCGGTCATCTCGGCTTCGTCGCCCGTGAAGTCGCCGGCCTCGACGCGCGGCCCGGCCTCGAGGACGACGACGTCGAGGCCCTTCTCGGCGAGGACGGCCGCCGCCGGACCACCGCCGGCGCCGGTGCCCACGACGACCACATCGGCGCGCAGGCTCAGGCCGGCCTCCCGGGGGCGCGCGCCGGTGCGCGACGCGGGATCGACGAGGCCATGCGGCTGCGTAGCACCCGGTCCGCCGCTGTGCCACGCCCGCGCGTGCTCGGGATGGGCTCGGCACCGCGTGTGCCGCTCGCGGGGGCGATCGTGATAGCGCTCCCGCATGGGAGGCCACCGCCGGCTGCTCACGCGCCGCACGTTTCTGCGTCGTGCCGTCGAGGGGACGGCGCTGCTCGCCGCCGCCCCGAGGCCCGGCGCCGCGGCTCGTGATCCACCTCGGCGCGAGCCTCGCGGCGATGGCGGACGACGGGAAGGGCGGCCGCGTGCTCGCACCGCTGCGTCTGGTT
It contains:
- a CDS encoding GMC family oxidoreductase produces the protein MGTGAGGGPAAAVLAEKGLDVVVLEAGPRVEAGDFTGDEAEMTARLWALGATDAGMTLYAGACVGGSTVINDALCFRPPPEILAAWRDRHGLAGFTEAAMAPFVDAAWADVHAEPTGSDHMNRNARLLERGAKRLGWAAGAAPRSVRDCVNLGLCNFGCPSNAKQSTLVTYVPRAEQAKARVLASTRVERLRLGAGAVSAVEARGADGRPLVVETPRVCLGAGVLGTPPLLQRSGIAAGDGVTVHSSTHVSARFPMPVHAYYGPTMAFVVHEFSDVNGNRGPGVMIESVAASPLATATALPGFGPAHADALAQLPHLARALVVAHDRSRGRIDAEGRVAYALLPEDMERLRVGMRESARAYLAAGADEVWLPVNGLPPVRSESDLVTIDAAARRPGDFALLYAVHLFGGAAMGDVCDEAGAVRGVRGLWVVDASGLPTNTGVNPQITIMANALRVAQGIA